DNA from Methanomassiliicoccus luminyensis B10:
GTCTGGCCATGGACGCCTTCGCTGTCTCCATCGCCAAGGGGATGACGGTGGAGGATGAGAAGCTGAAGCAGGCCATCTTGATCGCTGCCCTGTTCGGGAGCTTCCAGATGCTCATGCCGGCCATCGGGTGGCTGGTGGGCCGCAGCTTCGCCGAGGCCATTGCTGCCGTGGACCACTGGATCGCCTTCGGGTTGCTCGTATTCATCGGCGCGAAGATGATCTATGACGCGCTGAGGGGCGATGACGACGAGGGGGGATGTTTGACATTGAGCGGCGCGTTGGTATTGGCCGTGGCCACCAGCATCGACGCCCTGATGGTGGGACTGAGCTTCGCCTTCCTGGAGACCTCGGTCCTGGAGCCGATCCTCCTGATAGGCGCCGTAACGTTCGCGCTGTGCCTTCCCGGATTCCTGTTCGGCTCCCATCTGGGCAAGCTATTCGGCGAGAAGGTCAGGATCGTGGGCGGCGCGATCCTCATCCTGATCGGGCTGAGGATACTGGTGGAGCACTTGCTGGGATGAAGTTCATCAGGAGCAGAACTATCATCCTGGACCTCTGAGCGCGATCACAGGACTTGCTCGTCGGCGCCTGACCGCATCTCCTTCTCGATCAGCTCCCTGATCTCTCTGGACGTGGGGTAGCGACCCTGGACCGCGATCTTGCCATTGATGAACAGCACGGGGGCCTGGGTGGCGCCCCGTCTCTTGGCCTCCTCGATATCGGTGAGCTTCTCCACCGGTACGTCCAGACCGAGGTCCTCCACCGCGGTTATGGCGGCGTGCTCTATGCGCTTGCAGCTGCCGCATCCCCACTGGTACAGGACCTCGATCTTCGGCTTGCTCATCGCCAAGAAAACCGCTGTCGCGATATATGATACTTTGACCGAAAGACGACTATGATGTCATGGCTGCGCCGGCGCCGCCTGCTCAGGACGAGGCTTCACGGTGGGGCTGATGATGGAATGAACTCTCGACAATCACGAGTAATGTATCTCGGCGCCCAAAGGCAAAGGAACTTGGGTGAGGCTCAGCCTAGTTGATCTTCGATGCCTGAATTTCGGCGTATTGCAGCATCATAGAGTCCTCGACAATATGGCCGTCCAGGCCCAGCCAGATCATGCCTATCACGAATTGATCTTTGTACACCATCATCCTCTTCTCTGTTTCCCCACCAATATATGTTCCGACATGGTGGAATAGGGCCGCCCCGCCCCCTATATCGTGGTCACCCAAGAACTGTTCTCCCGTGGCCGGCCCATTGTTTTTCATTGTGCTCACGAACTGATCATAGATTGTGTGAGCCTGGTCGGATGTATTGTACTTAAGAATCATTATCTGCAGGAGAATGCTGCATGTGTCGTTCGTGAACTTGAAGGATGGGCCACCCCACTCGTTCAGGTCATCCGGAAAATAGATCTTCCAGTCCTGACCGGGCTCCTCGGTCCAGCCCTGGGGGATGTCCGACAACGCCAAGGACACATCATCTACTGACTGCTCTGAGGGGTCTGCATCCGTCGGGCCCAACAACACGATCGCGGTCATCGCCACCGAAACGAGTAAGATGACGACGGCGATAGTGGCAAGCACAAATCTCTTGCGCTTCGCCCCACTAGACGAATCCTCAATATCCATGATCTACCTGCCTGTCTGAACTAATATGATATGCCACGTGTTTATTAAATTCTAACTCCGCAAATTGGGGCATAATCTCATGAAGGAGCGGCCGAAGACCTCATCCGCCTCTTCCAGACCCCCCTTCCATTCAATATGGAGATAAGGGCCCAGCTTCCAGTCCAGGGTCCTCGCGTCCCCTTCGGCACCGTCTGCCTGACCTCCGCGTCCGAGGTCATCACCTTCATCGCGGCGTATGCGTACAGAAGTCCGGGACAGTGCACGACCTGACATCCCGGCGCGGTCGATGAGGCCCGCGATAGCGGACAATATGTATGGGGGGGGAAGGTAACGAACATGTGCCCCCTATGTGCTCGTCGTCGATCATGTGCATCTTGTCCGCGGACATGCAGTTCTTGTCACAACACCCACGGTCCATTATCGGGATGTTTCCCCGGAACGTTAAAAGTCGTCCAGCATGGAGACTTGAACCCCTCCTTCCCGTTGCCGGTGACGCCCTCACGTACTGGGGCAGCCTCGACCGGTCCCTGTGATTGTATGAGGCACCGTTGAGGACATCGCACAGATAATGGGTCGCGAGGAGATCATGACCTCCATTGGCTACTCGATCTCTGCCTCGATGATAAGGACAATGCGATGTGCAAGCTAGCCGAGTTTTAACCGCCACATAATACGGGGTCGCGCAGAATAATGGATGTGAAAGTGGACCGATCGGGATTTGAACCCGAGGCCTCGTGATTGCAAATCACGCGATCTTCCGAGCTGATCTATCGGCCCTTGCCTCACTCGTAATGCCAGGACAGATAAAAGGTTTATGGACCTGGCTTATTCGTTGGCCCGTATCTCCTTCAGAATGGCATCGTACATCTCGCGGTACTCCGAGGGACCGTCGTACCTTTTCCCGCTGATGTAGAAGGTGGGAGTGCCGTTGACCCCGCTCATGATGCCGCTGTCGAGGTCCTCCTCGACCCGGGAGGCGTGGACGTGGCCGTCCAGCTCCTGTTTGAAGCGGTCGGTGTCAAGGCCCAGGTCCGCGGCCATGGTGGACAGCGACTTGGGGTCCAGGCCGTGCTGGTTCTCGAACAGCTTGTCCACGTACTCCCAGAACGCGCCCTGGGCCGCGGCAGCCTCGGCCGCCTCCGCGGCGATCATGGCGTGGCGGTGTATCG
Protein-coding regions in this window:
- a CDS encoding manganese efflux pump MntP; translation: MDLLTVLLIAVGLAMDAFAVSIAKGMTVEDEKLKQAILIAALFGSFQMLMPAIGWLVGRSFAEAIAAVDHWIAFGLLVFIGAKMIYDALRGDDDEGGCLTLSGALVLAVATSIDALMVGLSFAFLETSVLEPILLIGAVTFALCLPGFLFGSHLGKLFGEKVRIVGGAILILIGLRILVEHLLG
- a CDS encoding DsbA family protein — its product is MMPEIEQGLLSQEVGKRDHVEGGENAKVTLIMYGDFECPYCRRAYPVVKRLQESLGPDLRFVLRHFPLSSIHRHAMIAAEAAEAAAAQGAFWEYVDKLFENQHGLDPKSLSTMAADLGLDTDRFKQELDGHVHASRVEEDLDSGIMSGVNGTPTFYISGKRYDGPSEYREMYDAILKEIRANE
- a CDS encoding thioredoxin family protein — encoded protein: MSKPKIEVLYQWGCGSCKRIEHAAITAVEDLGLDVPVEKLTDIEEAKRRGATQAPVLFINGKIAVQGRYPTSREIRELIEKEMRSGADEQVL